One segment of Podarcis muralis chromosome 17, rPodMur119.hap1.1, whole genome shotgun sequence DNA contains the following:
- the ACP5 gene encoding tartrate-resistant acid phosphatase type 5 isoform X1, producing the protein MMNSLYLLGLFLAALPSLHARSSLRFIAVGDWGGVPNAPFYTAREAAVASEMGRTAASLGADFILSLGDNFYYSGVQDAYDKRFQETFESVFQAPSLRNLPWYVLAGNHDHSGNVTAQIAYSKISKRWHFPKNYYRLRFKVPGTNATVSIVMIDTVTICGNSDDFQNEQPLHPQELGAARSQMSWLRKQLANSQDDYLLVAGHYPVWSVGKHGPTTCLVKHLQPLLLKYKATAYLCGHDHNLQYLQDKTGLGYVLSGAGNFMDDNKQHLHEVPAGYLRFFYGHASSQGGFAYIEINAKEMSITYIEGKGKSLYKTSLPRRRRF; encoded by the exons ATGATGAATTCCCTCTACCTTCTGGGGCTCTTCTTGGCTGCCCTGCCGAGCCTTCATGCACGCTCCTCCTTGCGCTTCATCGCTGTGGGAGATTGGGGCGGGGTGCCCAACGCTCCTTTCTACACAGCCCGCGAGGCAGCCGTGGCCAGTGAGATGGGACGTACGGCAGCTTCGCTGGGAGCAGACTTCATCTTGTCCCTCGGAGACAACTTCTACTACAGTGGTGTGCAGGACGCCTACGACAAGCGCTTTCAG GAGACATTTGAGTCAGTTTTCCAGGCCCCCTCATTGCGCAACTTGCCCTGGTATGTGCTGGCTGGGAATCACGACCATTCAGGGAATGTCACTGCACAGATTGCCTATAGCAAGATCTCCAAACGTTG GCACTTCCCCAAAAActactacaggctgaggtttaaGGTGCCTGGCACCAATGCCACGGTTTCCATTGTTATGATCGACACGGTGACTATCTGCGGCAATTCGGATGACTTCCAAAATGAGCAGCCTCTGCACCCACAGGAACTGGGCGCGGCCCGCTCCCAGATGTCCTGGCTCCGCAAACAGCTGGCCAACTCTCAGGATGACTACTTGTTGGTGGCTGGGCACTACCCAGTGTGGTCGGTGGGGAAGCACGGCCCAACGACATGCTTGGTGAAGCACCTGCAGCCGCTGCTGCTGAAATACAAGGCCACAGCCTACTTGTGCGGCCATGATCACAACCTGCAG TACCTCCAGGACAAAACTGGCTTGGGCTATGTCCTAAGTGGAGCGGGGAACTTCATGGATGACAACAAGCAACACCTTCACGAGGTCCCTGCTGGATACCTGCGCTTCTTCTATGGCCACGCCTCTTCTCAAGGGGGCTTTGCCTACATTGAGATTAATGCCAAAGAGATGAGCATTACCTACATTGAGGGCAAAGGCAAGTCTCTCTACAAGACCTCGCTGCCCAGGCGGAGACGTTTCTGA
- the ACP5 gene encoding tartrate-resistant acid phosphatase type 5 isoform X2 has product MHAPPCASSLWEIGAGCPTLLSTQPARQPWPVRWDVRQLRWEQTSSCPSETTSTTVVCRTPTTSAFRHFPKNYYRLRFKVPGTNATVSIVMIDTVTICGNSDDFQNEQPLHPQELGAARSQMSWLRKQLANSQDDYLLVAGHYPVWSVGKHGPTTCLVKHLQPLLLKYKATAYLCGHDHNLQYLQDKTGLGYVLSGAGNFMDDNKQHLHEVPAGYLRFFYGHASSQGGFAYIEINAKEMSITYIEGKGKSLYKTSLPRRRRF; this is encoded by the exons ATGCACGCTCCTCCTTGCGCTTCATCGCTGTGGGAGATTGGGGCGGGGTGCCCAACGCTCCTTTCTACACAGCCCGCGAGGCAGCCGTGGCCAGTGAGATGGGACGTACGGCAGCTTCGCTGGGAGCAGACTTCATCTTGTCCCTCGGAGACAACTTCTACTACAGTGGTGTGCAGGACGCCTACGACAAGCGCTTTCAG GCACTTCCCCAAAAActactacaggctgaggtttaaGGTGCCTGGCACCAATGCCACGGTTTCCATTGTTATGATCGACACGGTGACTATCTGCGGCAATTCGGATGACTTCCAAAATGAGCAGCCTCTGCACCCACAGGAACTGGGCGCGGCCCGCTCCCAGATGTCCTGGCTCCGCAAACAGCTGGCCAACTCTCAGGATGACTACTTGTTGGTGGCTGGGCACTACCCAGTGTGGTCGGTGGGGAAGCACGGCCCAACGACATGCTTGGTGAAGCACCTGCAGCCGCTGCTGCTGAAATACAAGGCCACAGCCTACTTGTGCGGCCATGATCACAACCTGCAG TACCTCCAGGACAAAACTGGCTTGGGCTATGTCCTAAGTGGAGCGGGGAACTTCATGGATGACAACAAGCAACACCTTCACGAGGTCCCTGCTGGATACCTGCGCTTCTTCTATGGCCACGCCTCTTCTCAAGGGGGCTTTGCCTACATTGAGATTAATGCCAAAGAGATGAGCATTACCTACATTGAGGGCAAAGGCAAGTCTCTCTACAAGACCTCGCTGCCCAGGCGGAGACGTTTCTGA